A stretch of Campylobacter volucris DNA encodes these proteins:
- a CDS encoding CDK5 domain-containing protein, producing the protein MKANHNLKEEIENLQYELSIVLEAMLLYAGVKKEKLDKAIEYYIDCIDDVCAKSQSEGVDEILEVVEYLKQHHSELFV; encoded by the coding sequence ATGAAAGCAAATCATAATTTAAAAGAAGAAATAGAAAATTTGCAATATGAATTAAGTATAGTACTTGAAGCTATGCTTTTATATGCTGGAGTGAAAAAAGAAAAACTTGATAAAGCGATAGAGTATTATATTGATTGTATTGACGATGTGTGTGCTAAAAGTCAAAGCGAAGGGGTTGATGAAATTTTAGAAGTTGTAGAATACCTTAAACAACATCATAGTGAATTATTTGTATGA
- a CDS encoding DHH family phosphoesterase, whose protein sequence is MKIYHLSHTDLDGYACQYVVNFYFKNCFFYNSNYGKEINENFNVIFKNIEEDLKINPNEEYVILITDLNLTLNQCEEFQKAIEGKKIKLLLLDHHQSGLECALKYPWYFLDDQRCATKIVYDFFSKCCSEDKSLSEFVDVVNAVDIWLSHDKNFELGKVLLGMVAGAKEINRVMFANENIKYIFHLFDKSRLYIKKEKAHIDLDNDLHSLKKSFFKMQNDDTLSNLISKFVVERLKFDKEKFSVIYKGQKGLLTSNIGNTSVIGNDFLTQNPDFDFFVDISSRKTLSFRANNKIDVSLMAKNLVNGGGHKNASGGMFASYKDSSNYEFIKAQFMDLIKSKELKENNESKS, encoded by the coding sequence ATGAAAATTTATCATCTTTCTCATACTGATTTAGATGGTTATGCTTGTCAATATGTAGTAAATTTTTATTTTAAAAATTGCTTTTTTTATAATTCTAATTATGGGAAAGAAATCAATGAAAACTTTAATGTTATTTTTAAAAATATTGAAGAAGATTTGAAGATCAATCCTAATGAAGAATATGTTATTTTAATCACTGATTTAAATTTAACCTTAAACCAATGTGAAGAATTTCAAAAAGCTATTGAGGGTAAAAAAATCAAACTTTTGCTTTTAGATCACCATCAAAGTGGATTAGAATGTGCATTGAAGTATCCTTGGTATTTTTTAGATGATCAAAGATGTGCAACGAAAATTGTTTATGATTTTTTTTCAAAATGCTGTAGTGAAGATAAATCTTTAAGTGAATTTGTAGATGTTGTTAATGCTGTAGATATTTGGCTAAGTCATGATAAAAATTTTGAGTTAGGCAAGGTTTTATTAGGTATGGTAGCTGGTGCTAAAGAAATTAACAGAGTAATGTTTGCCAATGAAAATATCAAATATATTTTTCATCTTTTTGATAAATCAAGATTGTATATTAAAAAAGAAAAAGCTCATATTGATTTAGACAATGATTTACATAGCTTGAAAAAATCTTTTTTTAAGATGCAAAATGATGATACCTTAAGTAATTTAATTTCTAAATTTGTAGTAGAAAGATTAAAATTTGATAAAGAAAAATTTAGTGTTATATATAAAGGTCAAAAAGGCTTACTTACTTCAAACATAGGCAATACTTCTGTCATTGGGAATGATTTTTTAACTCAAAATCCTGATTTTGATTTTTTTGTAGATATTAGCTCGAGAAAAACTTTAAGTTTTAGAGCTAATAATAAAATAGATGTTAGTTTAATGGCTAAAAATTTAGTCAATGGTGGAGGCCATAAAAATGCTAGTGGCGGGATGTTTGCTTCTTACAAAGATAGTTCAAATTATGAATTTATCAAAGCTCAATTTATGGATTTAATTAAAAGCAAAGAATTAAAGGAAAATAATGAAAGCAAATCATAA
- the flhA gene encoding flagellar biosynthesis protein FlhA gives MAKKNIVNLVLPWIAPLIAPVLKAKSLTIVAVIIAILAIIIVPLPSIVLDFFLALSIAISVLIILISLYIPKPTDLTTFPTILLIITLFRLSLNIATTRMILSEGHQGPAVVSDIIASFGEFVVGGNYVIGVVVFCILVLINFMVVTKGSTRVSEVQARFTLDAMPGKQMAIDADLNAGLIDEKTARERRQEIIAEANFYGAMDGSSKFIKGDAVAGIIITIVNLIGGFMIGYFQHDMELNQCASTYTILTIGDGLVSQIPGLITSTATAIIITRASKDEDNFAEGSINQLLGEYKTLLIVGFILFIFALVPGLPHFSLGFMALVFLGLGFVIKQVQEGKIQLDPSLSKKNQEAQEDEQAKPQKRSEEEILKEEENKITDILKLEILELELGYGLIKLAESELTERIRSTRRNIAQSLGFLMPKIRIRDNLQLKPNEYTFKLKGVGIASAEIYPDKYLAMDSGFITEPVEGIATKEPAFNSDALWIDASLKDEATLNGYIVIDPASVISTHMSELIKANASELLTKQEVQNLLDKIKNDYPIVVDDCLRVASIGLIQKVLKALLKEHIPIKDMLTILESISDIAEVSKSLDMIIEHVRASLARVITNLYVDEKGNISFYIFDAAAAAKLMEHVQFKDGAYHLMINVAQTGALVEALKAELASVANTRIKPFLLCVEPQLRKFIADICSNFGINITVLSFAEIAENTKFETEGIIKVDDL, from the coding sequence ATGGCTAAAAAAAATATAGTAAATTTGGTTTTGCCTTGGATTGCGCCGCTTATTGCACCAGTTTTAAAGGCAAAAAGTTTAACAATTGTTGCTGTAATTATTGCAATTTTAGCGATCATCATTGTTCCTTTACCAAGTATCGTTTTAGATTTTTTTCTTGCATTGAGTATAGCAATTTCTGTTTTAATTATATTAATTTCTTTATATATCCCTAAACCTACTGATTTAACAACTTTTCCAACTATACTTTTAATCATCACGCTTTTTAGACTCTCGCTTAATATAGCTACTACGCGTATGATTTTAAGCGAAGGGCATCAAGGACCTGCTGTAGTAAGTGATATCATCGCAAGTTTTGGTGAATTTGTTGTTGGTGGAAACTATGTCATTGGTGTGGTAGTATTTTGTATTTTAGTTTTGATAAATTTTATGGTCGTTACTAAAGGTAGTACTCGTGTTTCTGAAGTTCAAGCAAGATTTACCCTTGATGCAATGCCAGGAAAGCAAATGGCTATTGATGCAGATTTAAATGCTGGCTTGATTGATGAAAAAACTGCTAGAGAAAGACGACAAGAAATCATAGCAGAAGCTAATTTTTATGGAGCGATGGACGGTTCTTCTAAATTTATTAAAGGAGATGCTGTTGCGGGTATTATCATAACCATTGTTAATCTTATTGGTGGATTTATGATAGGTTATTTTCAGCATGATATGGAGCTTAATCAATGCGCATCTACTTATACTATCTTAACTATAGGTGATGGACTTGTATCTCAAATTCCAGGGCTTATCACTTCAACAGCAACCGCAATCATCATTACGCGTGCAAGTAAAGATGAAGATAATTTTGCTGAAGGTTCTATCAATCAACTTTTAGGTGAATATAAAACATTATTAATCGTTGGTTTTATTTTATTTATTTTTGCTTTAGTTCCTGGTTTGCCACATTTTTCATTAGGTTTTATGGCTTTAGTGTTTTTAGGACTTGGTTTTGTGATTAAGCAGGTTCAAGAAGGTAAAATTCAACTTGATCCATCTTTAAGCAAGAAAAATCAAGAAGCTCAAGAAGATGAGCAAGCTAAACCGCAAAAACGAAGCGAAGAGGAAATACTAAAAGAAGAAGAAAATAAAATAACAGATATTTTAAAATTAGAAATTTTGGAATTAGAACTAGGCTATGGTTTGATTAAATTAGCAGAAAGTGAATTAACAGAACGCATAAGATCAACAAGACGCAATATAGCTCAAAGTTTGGGATTTTTGATGCCAAAAATTAGAATTAGGGATAATTTGCAATTAAAACCAAATGAATATACTTTTAAATTAAAAGGTGTTGGTATAGCTAGTGCTGAAATTTATCCTGATAAATATTTAGCTATGGATAGTGGCTTTATTACTGAACCAGTAGAGGGTATAGCTACCAAAGAACCAGCTTTTAATTCTGATGCGCTTTGGATAGATGCTTCTTTAAAAGATGAAGCAACGCTAAATGGCTATATAGTAATTGATCCAGCAAGTGTAATTTCAACTCACATGAGTGAGCTTATCAAAGCTAATGCATCAGAGCTTTTAACTAAACAAGAAGTTCAGAATTTACTTGATAAAATTAAAAATGATTATCCTATTGTTGTGGATGATTGTTTAAGGGTTGCAAGTATTGGCTTGATACAAAAGGTATTAAAAGCCTTGCTTAAAGAGCATATTCCGATTAAAGATATGCTTACTATACTTGAATCAATTAGCGATATTGCTGAAGTTAGCAAGAGTTTGGATATGATTATAGAGCATGTAAGAGCATCTTTGGCAAGAGTGATTACAAATTTATATGTGGATGAAAAAGGTAATATAAGCTTTTATATATTTGATGCAGCTGCTGCAGCAAAACTAATGGAGCATGTTCAATTTAAAGATGGAGCTTATCATTTAATGATCAATGTAGCTCAAACTGGAGCCTTGGTTGAAGCTTTAAAAGCTGAGCTTGCAAGTGTGGCAAATACTAGAATTAAACCTTTCTTGCTTTGTGTAGAACCACAACTTAGAAAATTTATCGCAGATATTTGTTCAAATTTTGGTATAAATATAACTGTGCTTAGTTTTGCTGAGATTGCAGAAAATACTAAATTTGAGACAGAAGGTATTATAAAAGTTGATGATTTATAA
- a CDS encoding Rrf2 family transcriptional regulator → MLFTKASEYALLSLIHIAKSQEPQDVDTMSNALDIPKSFLAKILQALAKDNLLKSFKGAKGGFVLVKNPQEYTLKEIINSVEKKSVNVFECSNGICPSQKGDNCNLMPVLVTLQNKIDEFLVSITLEDIIKNNG, encoded by the coding sequence GTGTTATTTACAAAAGCTAGCGAATATGCATTATTATCTTTGATTCACATAGCAAAGTCTCAAGAGCCTCAAGATGTTGATACTATGTCAAATGCTTTAGATATTCCAAAAAGTTTTTTAGCAAAAATTTTACAAGCTTTAGCAAAAGATAATCTTTTAAAATCATTTAAAGGCGCAAAAGGTGGATTTGTTTTGGTTAAAAATCCGCAAGAATATACTTTAAAAGAGATTATTAATAGTGTTGAAAAAAAATCTGTTAATGTTTTTGAGTGTAGTAATGGAATTTGTCCTTCACAAAAAGGTGATAATTGCAATTTAATGCCAGTTTTAGTCACACTGCAAAATAAAATTGATGAATTTTTAGTTTCTATTACCTTGGAAGATATCATAAAAAATAATGGCTAA
- the rpsO gene encoding 30S ribosomal protein S15, whose translation MALDSAKKAEIVAKFARKSGDTGSPEVQIALLSARISDLTEHLKIYKKDFSSRLGLLKLVGQRKRLLSYLKRKDYPTYTKLISELNLRDK comes from the coding sequence ATGGCTTTAGATTCGGCTAAAAAAGCAGAAATTGTTGCAAAATTTGCTAGAAAAAGTGGAGATACTGGTTCTCCAGAAGTTCAAATAGCGCTTTTAAGTGCTAGAATTTCAGATTTAACTGAACACTTAAAAATCTACAAAAAAGATTTTTCATCTCGCTTGGGATTATTAAAACTTGTTGGTCAAAGAAAAAGATTACTTTCTTATCTTAAAAGAAAAGATTATCCAACTTATACTAAATTAATTAGCGAGTTAAATTTAAGAGATAAATAA
- the ruvX gene encoding Holliday junction resolvase RuvX: protein MKTLALDIGLKRIGLALCIDCKIAMPLDAIIRKNRNQAAKDVGKILQDYEIDILVVGIPKGGSSEDEMKRRIEHFVSLINFEKEIIFVDESFSSKQAQELQVANLKKKDGKLDSLAAYLILKNYYGIV, encoded by the coding sequence ATGAAAACATTAGCTTTAGACATTGGTTTAAAAAGAATAGGACTTGCACTTTGTATTGATTGTAAAATAGCAATGCCACTAGATGCTATTATAAGAAAAAATAGAAACCAAGCAGCAAAAGATGTAGGTAAAATTTTGCAAGATTATGAGATAGATATTTTAGTAGTTGGTATTCCTAAGGGTGGATCTAGTGAAGATGAGATGAAAAGACGCATTGAACATTTTGTGTCTTTAATAAATTTTGAAAAAGAAATTATTTTTGTAGATGAGAGTTTTAGTTCCAAACAAGCACAAGAACTTCAGGTAGCAAATTTAAAGAAAAAAGATGGCAAGCTTGATTCTTTGGCTGCGTATTTGATTTTAAAGAATTATTATGGCATTGTTTGA
- a CDS encoding DNA-processing protein DprA, giving the protein MKSINNIKEFNSLKDPPANVYYKGNLELLKNRKIAIIGSRKMSVYTKNCIYELVNCCKSAQICIVSGGALGVDITAANAAFPNTIAIFANGLDEIYPKSNKKYIEQIYEHALALSEHEAFYKPKPYDFLLRNRLIIALSEVVIIAQADLYSGSMQSARLALSMKKPIYVLPQRRQESEGTNLLLAKNQAKLLYDFSEFASMFGVLEEKSNNDELLEFIKKENNLDKILQKFGDRIYEYELEGLVEICGLSVRVKS; this is encoded by the coding sequence ATGAAATCTATAAATAATATTAAAGAATTTAATTCTTTAAAAGATCCTCCAGCTAATGTGTATTATAAAGGAAATTTAGAACTTTTAAAAAATAGAAAAATAGCAATTATTGGCTCAAGAAAAATGAGTGTTTATACTAAAAATTGTATTTATGAGCTTGTAAATTGTTGTAAAAGCGCACAAATTTGTATAGTAAGTGGTGGAGCTTTGGGGGTAGATATCACAGCTGCTAATGCTGCATTTCCAAATACTATAGCTATTTTTGCTAATGGTCTTGATGAAATTTATCCAAAAAGCAATAAAAAATATATCGAGCAAATTTATGAACATGCTTTAGCTTTAAGCGAACACGAAGCTTTTTATAAACCCAAGCCTTATGATTTTTTACTTAGAAATCGCCTAATTATTGCTTTAAGCGAAGTTGTGATTATAGCTCAAGCTGATTTATATAGTGGTTCTATGCAGAGTGCAAGACTTGCTTTAAGTATGAAAAAACCTATATATGTTTTACCTCAAAGAAGGCAAGAAAGTGAAGGTACAAATTTACTTCTAGCAAAAAATCAAGCTAAATTGCTTTATGATTTTTCTGAATTTGCTTCTATGTTTGGAGTTTTAGAAGAAAAAAGTAATAATGATGAGTTGTTAGAATTTATTAAAAAAGAGAATAATTTAGATAAAATTTTGCAAAAATTTGGCGATAGAATTTATGAGTATGAGCTTGAGGGTTTGGTTGAAATTTGTGGCTTGAGCGTGAGAGTTAAGTCATGA
- a CDS encoding divergent polysaccharide deacetylase family protein: protein MKNIHTKYKVLLALCVLVLGIILLFLGSLFLQKKDIEVKNKTQITEPMVITQKKIDVFETLENNESNFALKDEKLEFLDKNISEILNFNNNAQENKIKNDDINLSTEQNSSNNMQLEDIKQISKIDENPTKQINNEQNLTSQQVKKQLHQTKPNKPSLAIIIDDMASHTHVDMLKKTNLKLIPSFFPPDKRHPYTAELAKDFEFFMVHLPLAAIKYDKAELNTLEPKDSKEVISKRIAYIKKHFPNLKFINNHTGSLFTADETAMKNLFDVFLENDFIFVDSRTIGNSKAPKLAKQYNQPYIARDVFLDNEDNVEYIKKQIIQVVNEAKNKGFAIAIAHPRKNTFEALVQSKELLNSVELVYLNEIYK, encoded by the coding sequence TTGAAAAATATACATACAAAATACAAGGTGCTTTTAGCACTTTGTGTGCTAGTGCTTGGGATTATACTGCTTTTTTTAGGAAGTTTATTTTTACAAAAAAAAGATATTGAAGTAAAAAATAAAACTCAAATAACTGAGCCTATGGTTATTACGCAGAAAAAAATAGATGTTTTTGAAACATTAGAAAACAACGAAAGTAATTTTGCGTTAAAAGATGAAAAATTAGAATTTTTAGATAAAAATATAAGTGAAATTTTAAATTTTAATAATAATGCTCAAGAAAATAAAATAAAAAATGATGATATAAATTTAAGCACGGAACAAAATTCTTCTAATAATATGCAATTAGAAGATATTAAACAAATAAGCAAAATAGATGAAAATCCTACTAAGCAAATAAATAATGAGCAAAATTTAACTTCACAGCAAGTAAAAAAACAATTACATCAAACTAAACCAAACAAACCATCTTTGGCTATTATTATAGATGATATGGCTAGTCATACTCATGTTGATATGCTTAAAAAAACTAACTTAAAACTTATCCCATCGTTTTTTCCTCCAGATAAACGACATCCTTATACAGCCGAACTTGCCAAAGATTTTGAATTTTTTATGGTGCATCTTCCTTTAGCTGCTATAAAATACGATAAAGCTGAGTTAAATACCTTAGAGCCAAAAGACAGCAAAGAAGTTATATCTAAACGCATAGCATATATAAAAAAGCATTTTCCAAATTTAAAATTTATCAACAATCATACCGGTAGTTTATTTACCGCAGATGAAACTGCTATGAAAAATCTTTTTGATGTATTTTTGGAAAATGATTTTATTTTTGTAGATTCAAGAACCATTGGTAATTCTAAAGCACCAAAACTTGCAAAACAATATAATCAGCCTTATATAGCAAGAGATGTATTTTTAGATAATGAAGATAATGTTGAGTATATCAAAAAACAAATTATACAAGTAGTTAATGAAGCTAAAAATAAAGGTTTTGCTATAGCTATAGCTCATCCAAGAAAAAATACCTTTGAAGCTTTAGTGCAAAGTAAAGAATTGTTAAATTCAGTTGAACTTGTGTATTTAAATGAAATCTATAAATAA
- the ilvC gene encoding ketol-acid reductoisomerase — protein MAVSIYYDKDCDINFIKSKKVAIIGFGSQGHAHAMNLRDSGVDVIIGLKEDGQSWSKAQNAGFAVKSVKEATKEADVIMILAPDELQSDIFNLEIKPQLTSGKTLAFAHGFNIHYGQIIAPKDIDVIMIAPKAPGHTVRHEFSIGGGTPCLIAVHQDESKMAKKLALSYASAIGGGRTGIIETTFKAETETDLFGEQAVLCGGLTALIQAGFETLVEAGYEPEMAYFECLHEMKLIVDLIYQGGIADMRYSISNTAEYGDYITGEKIITKESKEAMKCVLKDIQNGTFAKDFILEKRANFARMHAQRKIMNESLIEKTGRELRAMMPWISAKKLIDKDKN, from the coding sequence ATGGCTGTGTCTATTTATTATGATAAAGATTGTGATATAAATTTTATAAAATCAAAAAAAGTAGCTATTATAGGATTTGGCTCTCAAGGTCATGCTCATGCTATGAATTTAAGAGATAGCGGGGTTGATGTTATCATAGGTTTAAAAGAAGATGGGCAAAGTTGGAGTAAAGCTCAAAATGCTGGTTTTGCTGTAAAAAGTGTTAAAGAAGCTACAAAAGAAGCTGATGTGATTATGATTTTAGCACCTGATGAGCTTCAAAGTGATATTTTTAATTTAGAAATCAAACCGCAATTAACATCTGGAAAAACTTTAGCATTTGCTCATGGCTTTAACATACATTATGGTCAAATTATTGCCCCAAAAGATATTGATGTGATTATGATTGCACCAAAAGCACCAGGACACACCGTAAGACATGAATTTAGTATAGGTGGTGGGACTCCTTGTTTGATAGCTGTTCATCAAGATGAAAGTAAAATGGCTAAAAAATTAGCTTTAAGTTATGCAAGTGCGATTGGTGGTGGAAGAACAGGTATTATAGAAACAACATTCAAAGCAGAAACTGAAACAGATTTATTTGGCGAGCAAGCTGTGTTATGTGGAGGACTTACGGCTTTAATCCAAGCTGGATTTGAAACCTTGGTTGAAGCTGGTTATGAACCTGAAATGGCTTATTTTGAATGCTTACACGAGATGAAATTGATTGTGGATTTGATATATCAAGGAGGTATTGCTGATATGAGATATTCTATATCAAATACTGCTGAATATGGAGATTATATCACAGGTGAAAAAATCATCACAAAAGAAAGCAAAGAAGCAATGAAATGTGTTTTAAAAGACATACAAAATGGGACTTTTGCTAAGGATTTTATTTTAGAAAAAAGAGCTAATTTTGCTAGAATGCATGCTCAAAGAAAAATTATGAATGAATCTTTAATCGAAAAAACAGGTCGTGAACTTCGTGCTATGATGCCTTGGATTAGTGCTAAAAAATTAATAGATAAAGATAAAAATTAA
- a CDS encoding RNB domain-containing ribonuclease: MKELFNQLSYGLSPNEITNKTKQIIRELSTCEIIKFYKNKYYLKDGFTFGKIDISSNGTGFLQCFDANFKKDLIIENKNLKGANYADIVVAKLLPIKKKRASAKVVLILKRAHETSLVITQKYGQAILGVNIQTGLTCALKASQKSLKSLPLGAILKIENHNNNITEVVGHIDDEFVDEKISLALYNKNSIFDTLCENEARAYGDFVDASMYPQRKDLRNLNFCTIDPIDAKDFDDAIFYDKNEHAIYIAIADVSSYVHAYSAIDKEARNRGFSIYFPHIAIPMLPRALSENICSLKPNEDRLAFCFKISLDSNNEVIKEELFEAIINSKRRFNYDEVDQYLSTLENLNQINWLYDLFKITQNLRKKRLKNACEFKTQELRMQLDEHNKLKNTYLENDTPSHNLIEDCMLLANKAAAKLIEIGIYRNHLNPDYKKIDQLLADLSSLSIDVSPKNNIIELFKNIQDLADELNMRPEIDKLLIKAQKKALYASQNAGHFGLGFDKYTHFTSPIRRYSDLLLHRLLKAKINNDEKMFNYLLLNIESTCEELSILEREADKVSWDFMDRKFARWANENIGKKFKAVVVENQSLLQVKLNDEIKGALVTIIGSKANLLENVEIQITQVDIISAKIFGKITQFLKSERILNV; the protein is encoded by the coding sequence ATGAAAGAATTATTTAATCAACTTAGCTATGGTTTAAGTCCAAATGAAATCACCAATAAAACCAAACAAATTATAAGAGAATTATCAACTTGTGAAATTATTAAATTTTATAAAAACAAATATTATTTAAAAGATGGTTTTACTTTTGGAAAAATAGATATTTCTTCTAATGGGACTGGATTTTTACAATGTTTTGATGCAAATTTTAAAAAAGATTTGATTATAGAAAATAAAAATTTAAAAGGTGCTAATTATGCAGATATTGTTGTAGCAAAACTACTGCCTATTAAGAAAAAACGAGCAAGTGCTAAAGTGGTTTTAATACTAAAAAGAGCTCACGAAACATCTTTAGTAATTACTCAAAAATATGGACAAGCTATATTAGGAGTAAATATACAAACAGGTTTAACTTGCGCTTTAAAAGCTTCACAAAAGTCATTAAAATCCTTACCACTTGGAGCTATTTTAAAAATAGAAAATCACAATAACAACATCACAGAAGTTGTAGGTCATATAGATGATGAATTTGTTGATGAAAAAATTTCTCTTGCTTTATACAATAAAAATTCCATTTTTGACACCTTATGTGAAAATGAAGCTAGAGCTTATGGTGATTTTGTAGATGCAAGTATGTATCCACAAAGAAAAGATTTAAGAAATTTAAATTTTTGCACCATAGATCCCATAGATGCAAAAGATTTTGATGATGCAATATTTTATGATAAAAATGAACATGCTATTTATATTGCCATTGCTGATGTAAGCTCTTATGTGCATGCTTATAGTGCTATTGATAAAGAAGCTAGAAATCGTGGATTTTCTATATATTTTCCCCATATTGCCATACCTATGCTCCCAAGAGCTCTAAGTGAAAACATATGTTCATTAAAGCCAAATGAAGATCGTTTAGCTTTTTGCTTTAAAATTTCATTAGATAGTAATAATGAAGTGATCAAAGAAGAATTATTTGAAGCTATTATTAATTCCAAACGCCGTTTTAACTATGATGAAGTTGATCAATACCTAAGCACGCTTGAAAATTTAAATCAAATCAATTGGTTATATGATCTTTTTAAAATCACTCAAAATTTACGCAAAAAGCGTTTAAAAAATGCTTGTGAATTTAAAACGCAAGAGTTAAGAATGCAATTAGATGAGCATAATAAATTAAAAAATACTTATCTTGAAAATGATACCCCATCACACAATCTCATAGAAGATTGTATGCTTTTAGCTAACAAAGCAGCAGCAAAACTTATAGAAATAGGAATTTATAGAAACCATTTAAACCCTGATTATAAAAAAATCGATCAATTACTAGCTGATTTATCTAGTTTAAGCATTGATGTAAGTCCAAAAAATAACATTATAGAATTGTTTAAAAATATACAAGATTTAGCAGATGAGCTAAATATGCGTCCTGAAATAGATAAACTTTTAATAAAGGCTCAAAAAAAGGCTTTATATGCTAGTCAAAATGCCGGACATTTTGGCTTAGGATTTGACAAATATACTCATTTTACAAGTCCTATTAGAAGATATTCTGATTTACTTTTACATAGACTTTTAAAAGCTAAAATCAATAATGATGAAAAAATGTTTAATTATTTACTTTTAAATATAGAAAGCACTTGTGAAGAATTAAGCATTTTAGAAAGAGAAGCAGATAAAGTATCTTGGGATTTTATGGATAGAAAATTTGCAAGATGGGCAAATGAAAATATAGGTAAAAAATTTAAAGCTGTAGTTGTAGAAAATCAAAGCTTGTTACAAGTAAAATTAAACGATGAGATTAAAGGTGCATTGGTTACCATTATAGGCTCAAAAGCAAATTTATTAGAAAATGTAGAAATTCAAATCACGCAAGTTGATATTATTAGTGCTAAAATTTTTGGCAAAATAACACAATTTTTAAAATCAGAAAGAATACTAAATGTATAA
- the holA gene encoding DNA polymerase III subunit delta, which translates to MYKNQLQTLLNSKTFPNFFLLYGVDNFQIELFANFIKQKYKFDESLKFYFDEYDFKQAYDYLSSSSLFSEKKLLEIKSFKKLSSKEIKQLVDLCKNSNENYFLLQIYDESAKLTDLEKTFSENFCRFFKANSAKEGIELLGLKAKELKVNITQNALFTLFYNFNENLYLAASELNKFVGLNIDEKIIQEHCCSLSVISFESFFEKILDKKDFREDLDKILDNYNEIALINALNVSFLRLFKIALHAKAYANIDLKEILGYAPPMHIAKNLQNQAMSIKISQYKKIFLSLCECEYELKKNSKIEKKEYLLSNLLHINTILKS; encoded by the coding sequence ATGTATAAAAATCAACTCCAAACTCTTTTAAATTCAAAAACTTTTCCTAATTTTTTTCTACTTTATGGAGTGGATAATTTTCAAATAGAACTTTTTGCTAACTTCATTAAGCAAAAGTATAAGTTTGATGAAAGTTTAAAATTTTATTTTGATGAGTATGATTTTAAACAAGCTTATGATTATTTATCAAGTTCATCTTTATTTAGTGAAAAAAAATTGCTTGAAATTAAAAGTTTTAAAAAGCTTTCTTCGAAAGAAATAAAACAACTAGTAGATCTTTGCAAAAATTCTAATGAAAATTATTTTTTACTTCAAATTTATGATGAAAGTGCAAAATTAACTGATTTAGAAAAAACATTTAGTGAAAATTTTTGTAGATTTTTTAAAGCAAATTCAGCTAAAGAAGGTATAGAACTTCTTGGATTAAAAGCAAAAGAATTAAAGGTTAATATCACTCAAAATGCACTTTTTACACTCTTTTATAATTTTAATGAAAATCTTTATTTGGCGGCAAGCGAACTTAACAAATTTGTAGGTTTAAATATCGATGAAAAAATTATACAAGAACATTGTTGTAGCTTAAGCGTTATTAGCTTTGAAAGTTTTTTTGAAAAAATACTTGATAAAAAAGATTTTAGAGAAGATCTTGATAAAATACTTGATAATTACAATGAAATTGCCTTGATTAATGCTTTAAATGTGAGTTTTTTAAGACTTTTTAAAATAGCTTTACATGCAAAAGCATATGCAAATATAGATTTAAAAGAAATTTTAGGCTATGCTCCACCTATGCATATAGCAAAAAATTTACAAAACCAAGCCATGTCTATAAAAATTTCACAATATAAAAAAATCTTTTTATCTTTATGTGAGTGTGAATATGAACTTAAAAAAAATTCAAAAATAGAAAAAAAAGAATACCTACTTTCTAATTTGCTACACATTAACACTATATTAAAAAGTTAA